One region of Zingiber officinale cultivar Zhangliang chromosome 7B, Zo_v1.1, whole genome shotgun sequence genomic DNA includes:
- the LOC122006378 gene encoding uncharacterized protein LOC122006378 translates to MSMAFKRFSFWIWGGKDQESPNSPLNTSDFPSGSKELDCLRFPPVSGPRARSNSRRVKKRWQSREERRIDKEYDIVLVPSDGGCMSGSESDDSDWSIGWLEPHGPEFQNDSETENSFSVLVRCYGRGCSAEAKNSRSHVLGAINYVEDDLSDGYKRMEEWLSSL, encoded by the exons ATGTCTATGGCTTTTAAACGTTTTTCTTTCTGGATTTGGGGCGGGAAAGATCAGGAATcccccaattcaccactcaacaCTTCTGATTTCCCCTCTGGATCCAAGGAACTGGATTGCTTGAGGTTTCCGCCAGTCAGTGGACCTAGGGCAAGGTCAAATTCAAGAAGAGTTAAGAAAAGGTGGCAAAGCCGTGAAGAACGGCGGATCGATAAGGAGTATGATATTGTTCTTGTGCCATCAGATGGTGGATGCATGTCAGGGTCGGAGTCTGATGATTCTGATTGGTCTATTGGGTGGTTGGAACCTCATGGCCCTGAGTTTCAGAACGATTCTGAAACGGAGAACAGCTTCTCAGTCTTGGTACGGTGCTACGGACGTGGTTGCTCTGCGGAGGCAAAGAACTCCAGATCTCATGTCCTGGGAGCAATCAACTATGTTGAGGATGATCTTTCTG ATGGCTACAAGCGTATGGAAGAATGGCTTTcttccctttga
- the LOC122006379 gene encoding homeobox-leucine zipper protein HOX5-like isoform X1, whose amino-acid sequence MDSGRLLFDSPSTSSSRSGLILLGSAKSDFQGFQGLRSAVAGSTEASGAFKIRPFFTSKYEIYEGFPSEKKRRLTSEQIRMLERSFEEENKLEPERKSELAKKLGLQPRQVAVWFQNRRARWKNKQVERDLDLLKASYDALLIDHDALIKDNEHLRSQVNLLLEKLQEIEKGASEPSRLNPADQAASSTDDLLMPLSIHQKVEDLLSTGSGGNASAGKPESRLPVEPLLLESGGHHAGIHCEDDMSDKGYNHCRDGVFTGHHHKLLQQQHEAALLIQWLDRVESTLLH is encoded by the exons ATGGATTCCGGCCGTCTGCTCTTCGATTCGCCTTCGACTTCCTCCTCCCGCAGCGGCTTGATCCTCTTGGGCAGCGCCAAGTCGGACTTCCAAG GATTTCAAGGGCTGAGGTCGGCGGTTGCGGGATCGACGGAGGCGAGCGGGGCGTTCAAGATCCGGCCTTTCTTCACGTCGAAGTACGAGATTTACGAGGGGTTTCCGTCGGAGAAGAAGCGGCGCCTTACGTCGGAGCAG ATACGCATGCTGGAGCGGAGCTTTGAGGAGGAGAACAAgctggagccggagcggaagagcGAGTTGGCCAAGAAATTGGGGTTGCAACCGAGGCAGGTGGCCGTGTGGTTCCAGAATCGGCGTGCACGGTGGAAGAACAAACAAGTGGAACGTGACCTCGATCTTCTCAAGGCCTCTTACGATGCTCTCCTCATTGATCATGACGCCCTTATCAAGGACAACGAACACTTGCGTTCTCAG GTGAACTTACTGCTCGAAAAGCTGCAAGAAATTGAGAAGGGGGCATCTGAACCGAGCAGACTGAACCCGGCTGATCAGGCAGCCTCCTCCACTGATGATCTTCTAATGCCCCTGAGCATCCACCAGAAGGTGGAGGACCTTCTGAGCACAGGGAGCGGTGGAAATGCATCTGCCGGCAAACCAGAGTCTCGTCTCCCTGTGGAGCCTTTACTCCTGGAGTCAGGGGGCCACCACGCCGGCATCCATTGTGAGGACGACATGAGCGATAAGGGGTACAATCACTGTCGTGATGGTGTCTTCACAGGACACCACCATAAACTGCTGCAGCAGCAACATGAGGCAGCGCTGCTGATTCAGTGGTTGGATCGTGTCGAAAGTACTCTCCTCCACTAA
- the LOC122006377 gene encoding uncharacterized protein LOC122006377, with translation MAQGQGESEAAAAAAAEAVTGQQQQQKGYAVELYFDPALENQVLKAWNVLARRQISTKLIEISARPHLTLLSVPSLDPLRLQLPIRTLAARLDPLPLSLSSVGAFPSTSPSDAGKGGGGVLFLAPTPSAALLHLHSQVCDALRKEGIEPPEEFRPDSWVPHCSVAQDVPRNRIADAFCILRDLKLPVSGYAMDIGLVEFSPVQEIFSFPLGSNSES, from the coding sequence ATGGCTCAGGGGCAGGGCGAATCGGAGGCGGCAGCGGCGGCGGCAGCAGAGGCAGTGACGGgacagcagcagcagcaaaagGGTTACGCGGTGGAGTTGTACTTCGATCCGGCGCTGGAGAACCAGGTGCTGAAGGCGTGGAACGTCCTCGCCCGCCGCCAGATCAGCACCAAACTCATCGAGATCTCAGCCCGCCCCCATCTCACCCTTCTCTCCGTTCCTTCCCTCGATCCGCTCCGCCTCCAGCTCCCCATCCGAACCCTCGCCGCCCGCCTCGACCCCCTCCCCCTCTCCCTTTCATCCGTCGGCGCCTTCCCTTCCACCTCCCCCTCAGACGCCGGAAAAGGAGGAGGAGGCGTGCTATTCCTCGCCCCTACCCCATCCGCCGCCCTCCTCCACCTCCACTCCCAGGTGTGCGACGCCCTTCGCAAGGAAGGGATCGAACCGCCCGAGGAGTTCCGCCCTGATTCCTGGGTTCCACATTGCTCCGTCGCCCAGGATGTGCCACGGAACCGCATCGCTGACGCTTTCTGCATCCTTCGGGACCTCAAGCTGCCTGTCTCCGGGTACGCCATGGACATCGGACTCGTCGAGTTCTCCCCTGTGCAGGAGATATTCTCCTTCCCTCTCGGAAGCAATTCTGAATCTTGA
- the LOC122006379 gene encoding homeobox-leucine zipper protein HOX16-like isoform X2, whose translation MDSGRLLFDSPSTSSSRSGLILLGSAKSDFQGLRSAVAGSTEASGAFKIRPFFTSKYEIYEGFPSEKKRRLTSEQIRMLERSFEEENKLEPERKSELAKKLGLQPRQVAVWFQNRRARWKNKQVERDLDLLKASYDALLIDHDALIKDNEHLRSQVNLLLEKLQEIEKGASEPSRLNPADQAASSTDDLLMPLSIHQKVEDLLSTGSGGNASAGKPESRLPVEPLLLESGGHHAGIHCEDDMSDKGYNHCRDGVFTGHHHKLLQQQHEAALLIQWLDRVESTLLH comes from the exons ATGGATTCCGGCCGTCTGCTCTTCGATTCGCCTTCGACTTCCTCCTCCCGCAGCGGCTTGATCCTCTTGGGCAGCGCCAAGTCGGACTTCCAAG GGCTGAGGTCGGCGGTTGCGGGATCGACGGAGGCGAGCGGGGCGTTCAAGATCCGGCCTTTCTTCACGTCGAAGTACGAGATTTACGAGGGGTTTCCGTCGGAGAAGAAGCGGCGCCTTACGTCGGAGCAG ATACGCATGCTGGAGCGGAGCTTTGAGGAGGAGAACAAgctggagccggagcggaagagcGAGTTGGCCAAGAAATTGGGGTTGCAACCGAGGCAGGTGGCCGTGTGGTTCCAGAATCGGCGTGCACGGTGGAAGAACAAACAAGTGGAACGTGACCTCGATCTTCTCAAGGCCTCTTACGATGCTCTCCTCATTGATCATGACGCCCTTATCAAGGACAACGAACACTTGCGTTCTCAG GTGAACTTACTGCTCGAAAAGCTGCAAGAAATTGAGAAGGGGGCATCTGAACCGAGCAGACTGAACCCGGCTGATCAGGCAGCCTCCTCCACTGATGATCTTCTAATGCCCCTGAGCATCCACCAGAAGGTGGAGGACCTTCTGAGCACAGGGAGCGGTGGAAATGCATCTGCCGGCAAACCAGAGTCTCGTCTCCCTGTGGAGCCTTTACTCCTGGAGTCAGGGGGCCACCACGCCGGCATCCATTGTGAGGACGACATGAGCGATAAGGGGTACAATCACTGTCGTGATGGTGTCTTCACAGGACACCACCATAAACTGCTGCAGCAGCAACATGAGGCAGCGCTGCTGATTCAGTGGTTGGATCGTGTCGAAAGTACTCTCCTCCACTAA